The following are encoded in a window of Mycobacterium vicinigordonae genomic DNA:
- a CDS encoding serine/threonine-protein kinase PknH/PknJ: MLSPGSVVAGYRIERLLGSGGMGEVYQAAHPNLPRFDALKVLNAQLSQDPDFRVRFQREADVAARLDHPNIVSIYNRGQTEQGQLWIAMQFVDGTDADRALESGAMTPARTVHIVGEVARALDHAHRQGVVHRDVKPANFLLSGPVGPDERVLLGDFGIARALGDAGLTVTGSVVATLSYAAPELLSGEPFDGRADVYSLGCALFRLLTGKAPFAWAQGLPALVGAHLQAPPPRVTDWAPGLSPRLDAVIATAMAKDPAQRFASARELALAAADALTEQSASTTAPWQPISSNQVSQYPIPEQAWWQPGQDRTAAAPPMPPWPAPAPPPRRRRGRITAAALAAVAVSGAIAAVVALAVRTPSHPPTSAPSLQPTTTVASAPTTTTVSGPVPPVVASELPGFLLPAEQIKTIMGAAAMQVVESSADSWANASTYISDQDCIGPYQPADTAAYGNSGSTGSQRQFLTNPGGGADVQQAVIVFPSADAAQKSFAAQRAVWAACAGRTFTVTLPNQSPHRWSFGPLSTPDGGVALTTAREGQRYAGCERALAATNNVLVDVGACNMSTDKHGVAILEAILAKVPH, translated from the coding sequence ATGCTGAGCCCCGGATCGGTGGTCGCGGGATACCGCATCGAGCGCCTGCTCGGGTCCGGCGGCATGGGTGAGGTGTACCAAGCCGCCCATCCGAATCTGCCGCGGTTCGACGCCCTCAAGGTACTTAACGCCCAGCTCTCCCAGGACCCGGATTTCCGTGTCCGGTTTCAGCGCGAGGCCGACGTCGCCGCCCGCCTCGACCATCCCAACATCGTCTCCATCTATAACCGGGGCCAAACCGAGCAGGGCCAGTTGTGGATCGCAATGCAGTTCGTCGACGGCACCGACGCCGACCGGGCCCTGGAATCCGGGGCGATGACGCCAGCCCGCACGGTGCACATCGTCGGCGAGGTGGCCAGGGCCCTCGACCACGCGCACCGCCAGGGTGTGGTGCACCGCGACGTCAAACCCGCGAACTTCCTGCTGTCGGGGCCGGTCGGTCCTGACGAACGAGTCTTGTTGGGCGACTTCGGGATTGCGCGTGCACTGGGCGACGCCGGTCTGACCGTCACGGGCTCGGTAGTGGCCACCTTGTCCTACGCGGCGCCCGAGCTGCTCAGCGGCGAGCCGTTCGACGGCCGAGCCGACGTCTATTCGCTGGGGTGCGCGCTGTTTCGGTTGCTGACGGGCAAGGCGCCCTTCGCGTGGGCTCAAGGGTTGCCCGCGTTAGTGGGTGCGCACCTGCAGGCTCCGCCGCCGCGGGTCACCGATTGGGCACCTGGACTCTCGCCGCGCCTGGATGCGGTAATCGCAACCGCGATGGCCAAAGACCCCGCGCAGCGGTTCGCTTCCGCGCGCGAGCTGGCGTTGGCCGCCGCCGATGCGCTCACCGAGCAGTCGGCGTCGACAACCGCGCCCTGGCAACCGATTTCGAGCAACCAGGTCAGCCAGTACCCAATCCCGGAACAGGCGTGGTGGCAACCGGGCCAGGACCGCACCGCCGCGGCCCCGCCAATGCCGCCCTGGCCCGCCCCGGCGCCTCCCCCGCGACGCCGCCGCGGCCGAATCACCGCAGCGGCGTTGGCCGCCGTCGCGGTCTCCGGTGCGATCGCGGCCGTGGTTGCGCTGGCGGTGCGCACACCGTCGCACCCACCCACGTCGGCACCGTCTTTGCAGCCGACGACAACCGTCGCCAGCGCGCCTACCACCACGACCGTCAGTGGACCGGTGCCACCGGTAGTGGCATCCGAGCTACCCGGATTCCTGCTTCCCGCCGAGCAAATCAAGACCATAATGGGCGCTGCCGCAATGCAAGTCGTTGAGTCGTCCGCCGATTCGTGGGCCAACGCCTCGACCTACATCTCCGACCAGGATTGCATTGGCCCCTATCAACCGGCCGATACCGCCGCCTACGGCAACTCCGGATCCACCGGATCCCAACGCCAGTTCCTGACCAACCCCGGGGGCGGCGCCGACGTCCAGCAAGCCGTCATCGTCTTTCCCAGCGCCGACGCCGCGCAGAAGTCCTTCGCCGCCCAGCGCGCCGTGTGGGCGGCGTGCGCCGGGCGAACGTTCACGGTCACGCTGCCCAACCAGAGCCCACACCGGTGGAGTTTCGGTCCGCTGAGCACTCCAGACGGCGGCGTGGCGCTCACCACCGCTCGTGAAGGCCAGCGCTATGCCGGTTGTGAACGCGCCCTGGCCGCCACCAATAACGTCCTGGTCGACGTCGGCGCCTGCAACATGAGCACGGACAAACACGGCGTCGCCATCCTCGAAGCGATCCTCGCGAAGGTCCCACACTAG
- the eccE gene encoding type VII secretion protein EccE, giving the protein MTAATRLSIIAAVFAAFLAGLAASGYVCATACSVIATAVCVPRWRGRTGWGWLLLWLRRHRPITLADPRTVANDRAGGGVRFQDGVAVAAVQLLGKPHAASLFTGSTSTHTENAFDIRDLQPLMRQSLGLHVDSLSVVSTGARRRSTGDYPRVYDTLLGTPPYAGQRETWVIVRVAVLANIEALQCRSSIGTATLAVAQRISAAMRQQGVRAKVATATDIVELERRLGRSALHVGNRRWRCVRADGGWLTTYWYRPEGITSAALAQAWMLRVDGITQNITLFADGGVAATLTVRSAQPPTAPPSTLLQTLPGEQADAVVASLCGPLPQLRGVRRGLLTESVVVAVGPSGVLLGKVGAGNRLMLPLDDPGEFSRVHIAADDALAKRIVVRLAGTGERITVHTRNLERWASVRMPDVAVTDAAKPIAGTTVSVVDGTVTPTPRPNTVISVGERDVAYRGFASVLITQNGAGTVEVLAAGQSHTVEIELFRAENRYVSTEPVSLRSGDLEPVDVS; this is encoded by the coding sequence ATGACGGCCGCCACCAGGTTGAGCATTATTGCCGCCGTCTTCGCGGCATTCCTGGCCGGACTCGCTGCCAGCGGATACGTCTGTGCCACAGCGTGTTCGGTGATCGCGACCGCGGTCTGTGTCCCGCGGTGGCGCGGCCGGACCGGATGGGGGTGGCTACTGTTGTGGCTCCGGCGACACCGACCCATCACCTTGGCCGATCCGCGCACCGTCGCCAACGACCGCGCCGGCGGTGGCGTGCGGTTCCAAGACGGTGTCGCGGTTGCTGCGGTGCAACTCCTCGGCAAGCCGCATGCCGCGTCCCTGTTCACCGGGTCCACCTCGACCCACACCGAAAATGCCTTCGATATCCGTGATTTGCAGCCGCTGATGCGGCAAAGCCTGGGCCTGCACGTCGACTCGTTGAGTGTGGTTAGCACCGGTGCTCGACGTCGAAGCACGGGAGACTATCCCCGGGTATACGACACGCTACTGGGCACTCCGCCGTACGCCGGGCAGCGTGAGACGTGGGTGATCGTGCGGGTAGCCGTCCTGGCCAATATCGAGGCGTTGCAATGTCGTTCGTCGATCGGCACTGCGACGTTGGCGGTCGCGCAGCGGATCAGCGCGGCCATGCGCCAACAAGGAGTCCGGGCCAAGGTGGCAACCGCCACCGACATCGTCGAATTGGAGCGCAGGCTGGGGCGGTCGGCGCTGCACGTCGGGAACCGCCGGTGGCGCTGTGTGCGCGCGGACGGAGGTTGGCTGACCACCTATTGGTACCGGCCCGAAGGCATCACCTCCGCGGCGCTGGCACAGGCTTGGATGCTGCGGGTTGACGGAATCACGCAGAACATAACCCTTTTCGCAGACGGGGGTGTCGCGGCGACGCTGACGGTGCGAAGTGCCCAACCACCAACCGCACCGCCGAGCACGCTACTGCAAACGTTGCCCGGAGAGCAGGCGGACGCCGTCGTCGCCAGTTTGTGTGGGCCGCTGCCGCAGTTGCGCGGCGTCCGTCGCGGCTTGCTGACCGAATCGGTAGTGGTTGCGGTCGGCCCGTCCGGCGTGCTGCTGGGCAAGGTCGGAGCTGGTAATCGGCTGATGTTGCCGCTGGACGATCCGGGTGAGTTCAGTCGCGTACATATCGCCGCCGACGACGCGCTGGCCAAACGGATCGTGGTGCGATTGGCGGGTACCGGGGAACGGATTACGGTGCACACCCGAAATCTTGAGCGCTGGGCCAGTGTTCGGATGCCCGACGTCGCGGTGACCGACGCCGCGAAGCCGATCGCCGGAACCACCGTCAGTGTGGTGGATGGGACGGTTACTCCCACACCGCGCCCGAACACGGTGATATCCGTGGGGGAGCGAGACGTCGCCTACCGCGGTTTTGCCAGTGTCCTCATCACTCAGAACGGCGCGGGGACCGTCGAGGTGCTCGCCGCCGGGCAGTCACACACCGTCGAAATCGAGCTGTTCCGGGCTGAAAACCGTTATGTATCAACCGAGCCGGTGAGCTTGCGCAGCGGTGACCTAGAACCGGTGGACGTTTCATGA
- a CDS encoding serine/threonine-protein kinase PknH/PknJ: MSMLNPGSIVAGYRVERVLGAGGMGEVYQVADPNLPRYAALKVLPVALSDNSEFRARFLREADIAARLDHPNIVSIYDRGQTEQGQLWIAMQFVDGTDAANAVRAGAMTPARAVYIVGEVAKALDYAHHRGVLHRDVKPANFLLSGPAGGDERVLLADFGIARALGETGLTGTGAGMVTLSYAAPEVIAGGHVDARADLYSLGCSLFQLLCGTAPFARDGGVAAVVAAHLHAPPPRVSERVPGLPSGMDAVIATALAKDPAHRYTSARQLAAAAAAALHPVLPAVHPGPAVAYPVPAAPRDPGRRNLILAAVVGLSVMAAAVALAVTMIVRSPAPRSAAPPSSATPRTSTSTTPATPAAAPPAAVSALPGLLLPPDQIASLLGVRTMTVSDSSSHGFTDDTPYISDKECTGPYAPADQGAFGRSGSVGAQLQLLSNPDGPNAVEQAVIAFPSAAAAQQVLAEQQRQWSACSGRTFTVTTPNETPTPWTFGPLTTPGGTLVMSFTSQVRSSVSCQRAMAARNNVIVDVAANGFDVGNHGVDVLNAIVAKVPS, from the coding sequence ATGAGCATGCTGAATCCCGGGTCCATCGTGGCGGGCTACCGGGTCGAGCGGGTACTCGGCGCGGGCGGCATGGGCGAGGTCTATCAGGTCGCCGACCCGAATTTGCCCCGCTATGCCGCACTCAAAGTGCTTCCTGTCGCGCTGTCGGACAACTCGGAATTCCGGGCCCGGTTCCTGCGGGAGGCCGATATCGCTGCGCGACTCGACCATCCCAACATTGTGTCGATCTACGACCGGGGTCAAACCGAGCAGGGTCAGTTGTGGATTGCGATGCAGTTCGTTGACGGCACCGACGCGGCGAACGCGGTGCGGGCTGGCGCGATGACTCCCGCCCGCGCCGTGTACATCGTCGGCGAGGTCGCCAAAGCCCTCGACTACGCGCACCATCGCGGCGTGCTACACCGCGATGTCAAACCCGCCAACTTCCTGTTGTCTGGTCCAGCCGGCGGCGACGAGCGGGTCTTACTGGCCGATTTCGGGATTGCCCGCGCCTTGGGTGAGACGGGGCTGACCGGAACCGGCGCCGGCATGGTGACGTTGTCGTATGCGGCACCCGAGGTGATCGCCGGCGGCCACGTCGACGCCCGCGCCGACCTGTATTCGCTGGGCTGCAGCTTATTTCAATTGCTTTGTGGAACAGCACCGTTCGCGAGGGACGGCGGCGTCGCCGCGGTGGTGGCCGCGCACCTGCACGCCCCACCGCCCCGCGTGAGCGAGCGGGTACCGGGTCTGCCGTCGGGGATGGATGCGGTTATCGCGACGGCACTGGCCAAGGATCCGGCGCACCGCTACACATCGGCGCGACAATTAGCCGCCGCGGCGGCCGCTGCGCTTCATCCGGTGTTGCCCGCGGTTCACCCGGGCCCGGCCGTGGCTTATCCGGTCCCAGCCGCACCGCGCGACCCGGGGCGACGCAACCTCATCCTCGCGGCAGTTGTCGGCCTTTCCGTTATGGCCGCCGCGGTCGCCTTAGCGGTGACCATGATCGTTCGCTCCCCAGCGCCGCGTTCGGCGGCCCCGCCCTCGTCGGCCACTCCAAGGACATCGACGAGCACGACGCCCGCTACACCCGCCGCGGCGCCACCGGCGGCGGTGTCGGCGCTGCCGGGCTTGCTATTGCCGCCCGACCAGATCGCCAGCCTGCTGGGCGTGCGAACCATGACCGTGTCCGACTCGTCGTCGCACGGCTTCACCGACGACACCCCCTACATATCGGACAAGGAGTGCACTGGACCGTACGCACCGGCAGACCAGGGCGCCTTCGGCCGATCCGGGTCGGTTGGAGCGCAGCTGCAGCTACTGAGCAACCCCGACGGCCCCAACGCCGTGGAACAGGCCGTCATCGCGTTTCCTAGCGCCGCCGCCGCCCAGCAGGTCCTCGCCGAGCAACAGCGGCAATGGTCGGCGTGCTCCGGGCGCACCTTCACTGTCACCACTCCCAACGAGACCCCTACCCCCTGGACTTTCGGCCCGCTGACCACCCCCGGCGGCACGCTGGTGATGAGCTTCACCTCTCAGGTGCGCAGTTCCGTCAGTTGCCAACGGGCCATGGCCGCCCGCAACAACGTCATCGTCGACGTAGCGGCCAACGGATTCGACGTGGGCAACCACGGCGTAGACGTGCTGAACGCGATCGTCGCGAAGGTACCTTCGTAG
- a CDS encoding thiolase family protein, giving the protein MGTPVIVGAVRTAIGRSFKGTLVNTPPETLITAVLPEVVRRSGVDPSAIDDIIFAESHYGGGDLARYAATATGLEHVPGQSVNRHCAGSLTAIGNAAAQIGSGMERVLIAGGVQSLSMTPLTNWRIPGPELKFEERWMPPTHVETPDAPAKDMSITVGWNTAQSVGITREEMDAWAARSHQRAVAAQDAGKFAEEILPLKITVHDGSVVDFSVDEHPRRDTTVEKLAGLKVLHPEIEGFSITAGNSSGTNDAAAAVALVDSDYAAAERLNVMGKVRAWAAAGVPPRDCGLGAVKVIGKVLQRAGLSVGDVALWEINEAFASVPIAACREYGIDEELVNFSGSGCSLGHPIAASGARMVTTLTYELARRGGGIGVAAMCAGGGQGGAVVIEV; this is encoded by the coding sequence ATGGGCACACCCGTGATCGTCGGCGCCGTCCGCACCGCAATCGGCCGATCGTTCAAAGGCACGCTCGTCAACACCCCGCCGGAGACGCTGATCACCGCGGTGCTGCCAGAGGTGGTGCGCCGCTCCGGCGTCGACCCGTCGGCCATCGACGACATTATCTTCGCCGAATCCCATTACGGCGGCGGCGATTTAGCCCGCTATGCCGCGACGGCAACGGGTCTCGAGCACGTGCCCGGGCAGTCGGTGAACCGCCACTGTGCCGGCAGCCTGACGGCGATCGGCAATGCCGCAGCGCAGATCGGCTCAGGAATGGAGCGGGTGCTGATCGCCGGTGGGGTGCAGTCGCTGTCGATGACGCCGCTGACCAACTGGCGCATCCCTGGCCCGGAGCTCAAGTTCGAGGAGCGCTGGATGCCGCCCACCCACGTCGAGACGCCGGACGCCCCGGCCAAGGACATGTCCATCACCGTCGGGTGGAACACCGCACAATCGGTGGGCATCACCCGCGAGGAGATGGACGCCTGGGCGGCGCGCTCGCATCAGCGCGCGGTGGCGGCCCAGGATGCCGGCAAGTTCGCCGAGGAGATCCTGCCGCTGAAGATCACGGTGCATGACGGGTCCGTGGTCGACTTCTCCGTCGACGAGCACCCGCGCCGCGACACCACCGTAGAGAAGCTGGCCGGCCTGAAGGTGCTGCACCCCGAGATCGAAGGCTTCTCCATCACTGCGGGCAACAGCAGCGGCACCAACGACGCGGCCGCCGCGGTCGCGCTGGTGGACAGCGACTACGCCGCCGCCGAGAGACTGAACGTAATGGGCAAAGTGCGGGCCTGGGCCGCCGCCGGTGTGCCGCCGCGCGACTGCGGGTTGGGTGCGGTGAAGGTGATCGGCAAGGTGCTGCAGCGCGCCGGGCTGTCAGTTGGGGATGTCGCGTTGTGGGAGATCAACGAGGCGTTCGCCTCGGTGCCCATCGCCGCGTGCCGCGAGTACGGCATCGACGAGGAGCTGGTGAACTTCTCCGGCAGCGGCTGCAGCCTGGGCCACCCGATCGCGGCATCAGGTGCGCGGATGGTCACCACGCTGACCTATGAGCTGGCCCGCCGCGGCGGTGGCATCGGGGTGGCCGCGATGTGCGCCGGTGGCGGTCAGGGCGGGGCTGTCGTCATCGAGGTATAG
- the eccA gene encoding type VII secretion AAA-ATPase EccA, whose product MTSSTSVGAARKRFDQAMALLHDDIAGARTRFREATEIDPSMADAWLGLIAAGDESLPTVQQLYAYGSRLHRETNRIGVRLSAPVKAGPYLSISVTEASHAGLALAGALIDHRQYGKAETLLADPALLDAWENHQWQQHLEAYLMFATQRWPDVISVAAAILPPQAIIMSAVTAATCALAAHAAAHLGQARVALEWADRVEVRAHHPSATQARRQLTAAAIEAIEFPLIAADLAYIRGMAHRHLGDEHQAQVWLSRATINGALMDAAKQALADSGLQLVITDEDAIATRTDKWDVNTQRSATQRSEAENEERRNELLAQGRALLDNQVGLADVKRAVAELEDQIEVRALRLAAGLPVANQTNHMLLVGPPGTGKTTTAAALGKIYAGLGIVRHPEIVEVKRADFCGEHIGASGPKTNELINRSLGRILFMDEFYSLVERHQDGRPDMIGMEAVNQLLVALEVHRFDFCFIGAGYEKEVDEFLTVNPGLAGRFNRKLRFESYTPDELVEIAVRYGEPRATVIAPEAAAALKTACTVLGDYHAPDGTHGIDVMHNGRFARNVVERAERLRDSRVAAQNRSAKGSVTVEDLQTLLAPDVVTAVVDACAEKHVPIRL is encoded by the coding sequence ATGACCAGCAGCACCAGCGTGGGCGCCGCCCGCAAACGGTTCGACCAGGCCATGGCGTTGCTGCATGACGACATAGCGGGGGCCAGGACGCGATTTCGAGAGGCCACCGAGATTGACCCGTCGATGGCCGACGCGTGGCTGGGGCTGATCGCGGCCGGCGACGAGTCCCTGCCGACGGTGCAGCAGCTGTATGCCTACGGGTCGCGGTTGCATCGGGAGACGAACCGGATCGGTGTGCGGCTCTCGGCGCCCGTCAAGGCGGGTCCTTACCTGTCGATCTCGGTGACCGAGGCCTCACATGCCGGGCTGGCGTTGGCGGGCGCTCTCATTGACCACCGGCAGTACGGGAAAGCCGAGACGCTGCTCGCGGATCCGGCCCTGCTGGATGCCTGGGAGAACCACCAGTGGCAGCAGCATCTGGAGGCCTACCTGATGTTCGCCACGCAGCGCTGGCCGGACGTGATCTCGGTCGCGGCCGCGATCCTGCCCCCGCAGGCCATCATCATGTCGGCTGTCACGGCGGCGACCTGTGCGCTGGCCGCGCACGCTGCGGCCCACCTCGGGCAGGCGCGGGTCGCCCTGGAATGGGCTGACCGGGTTGAAGTGCGAGCCCACCATCCCAGCGCGACCCAGGCACGCCGTCAGTTGACCGCGGCGGCCATCGAGGCCATCGAGTTCCCCTTGATCGCAGCGGATTTGGCCTACATCCGCGGAATGGCACACCGCCATCTCGGCGATGAACACCAGGCCCAGGTGTGGCTGTCCCGGGCGACCATCAACGGCGCGCTGATGGACGCGGCCAAGCAGGCGCTGGCCGACTCCGGTCTGCAGCTGGTGATCACCGACGAGGATGCCATCGCCACCCGGACAGATAAATGGGACGTCAACACTCAGCGTTCGGCCACGCAGCGCTCCGAGGCTGAAAACGAGGAGCGGCGCAATGAGCTGCTGGCGCAAGGACGTGCGCTGCTGGACAACCAGGTCGGGCTGGCCGACGTCAAACGGGCGGTAGCCGAGCTCGAAGACCAGATCGAGGTGCGCGCCCTGCGGCTGGCGGCGGGCCTGCCGGTTGCCAATCAAACCAACCACATGCTGTTGGTGGGACCACCCGGGACCGGGAAGACCACCACCGCAGCAGCTTTGGGCAAGATCTACGCCGGGCTCGGAATCGTGCGGCATCCCGAGATCGTCGAGGTCAAACGGGCGGACTTCTGCGGCGAGCACATCGGGGCGTCGGGACCGAAGACCAACGAACTTATCAATCGGTCCTTGGGGCGCATTCTGTTTATGGACGAGTTCTACTCGCTGGTGGAGAGGCACCAAGACGGGCGTCCCGACATGATCGGCATGGAGGCGGTCAACCAGTTGCTGGTCGCGCTGGAGGTGCACCGATTCGACTTCTGTTTCATCGGTGCGGGATACGAGAAGGAAGTCGACGAATTCCTTACTGTGAACCCGGGTCTGGCCGGCCGCTTCAACCGCAAGCTTCGCTTCGAGTCCTACACACCGGATGAGCTAGTGGAGATCGCGGTGCGCTACGGCGAGCCGCGGGCAACTGTGATCGCACCCGAGGCTGCGGCGGCTTTGAAAACGGCCTGCACAGTGCTGGGCGACTACCACGCGCCGGACGGCACGCACGGCATCGACGTCATGCACAACGGTCGGTTTGCCCGCAATGTGGTGGAACGGGCTGAGCGGCTGCGGGATTCGCGGGTGGCCGCACAGAACCGCAGCGCGAAAGGGTCTGTCACAGTCGAGGACCTGCAGACGCTACTGGCACCGGACGTGGTCACCGCGGTAGTCGACGCGTGCGCGGAAAAGCATGTCCCGATAAGACTGTGA